Proteins encoded within one genomic window of Oryza glaberrima chromosome 12, OglaRS2, whole genome shotgun sequence:
- the LOC127757048 gene encoding ubiquitin-conjugating enzyme E2 variant 1C-like, whose product MASSGDPSAVVVPRNFRLLEELERGEKGIGDGSVSYGMDDADDIYMRSWTGTIIGPHNTVHEGRIYQLKLFCDKDYPDRPPTVKFHSRINMTCVNPENGLVDQRKFSLLSNWRREYTMEAILTQLKKEMAASHNRKLVQPPEGTFF is encoded by the exons TGCCTAGGAACTTCAGACTGCTAGAAGAGCtcgagagaggggagaagggcATCGGTGATGGATCAGTAAGCTATGGAATGGATGATGCAGACGACATCTACATGCGTTCTTGGACAGGCACAATTATTGGTCCCCATAAC aCTGTCCATGAGGGCCGGATATACCAACTGAAGCTTTTCTGCGACAAGGACTACCCAGACAGGCCACCAACTGTAAAATTTCACTCAAGAATCAACATGACCTGTGTAAACCCAGAGAATGGATTG GTTGACCAAAGGAAGTTCAGCCTGTTGTCAAATTGGCGCCGCGAGTACACAATGGAGGCTATCTTGACCCAACTTAAGAAAGAGATGGCAGCATCACACAACCGGAAACTAGTGCAGCCTCCAGAGGGGACATTCTTCTAG